One Colias croceus chromosome 7, ilColCroc2.1 genomic window carries:
- the LOC123693150 gene encoding protein FAM76A isoform X1, giving the protein MSSTSTALFACSRCFSRHPFEELSPGEQLCKECRGSFPVVKCTYCRSEFQQTSKSNTSSICKKCEANVKAYGKPTACEYCNIIAAFIGNKCQRCANSERKYGPAVTCEQCKQRCAFDRHDDSKKVDGKLLCWLCTQSLKRALARTKQHLSSVDKHKHRAHKSKSSHKEKRKSDMIKANANDSSLNDAPLEKKSKLNPLQGLFSGELDPNSSDHVVAMTQLKETIASLQKKVQQKDMELLSKDKLITELKAQHHNDTTDLRNEMKNKERLNETRFNLMNTKIQNLLKEVATLSKSAKKNNKNTKSALVNAENSGSGTDSPSTT; this is encoded by the exons ATGAGTTCTACATCTACTGCACTATTCGCCTGTTCCCGTTGTTTCTCGAGGCATCCTTTCGAAGAATTGTCTCCTGGTGAACAACTGTGCAAG GAATGCCGTGGCTCGTTCCCGGTGGTGAAGTGCACATATTGCCGCTCGGAGTTTCAACAAACAAG TAAATCTAATACATCTTCAATATGTAAGAAATGTGAGGCTAACGTCAAGGCCTATGGCAAACCAACAGCATGTGAATATTGCAACATTATCGCTGCATTCATTG GAAACAAATGCCAACGCTGCGCAAATTCTGAGCGCAAGTATGGTCCCGCAGTGACTTGTGAGCAATGTAAGCAAAGATGTGCATTTGACAGGCATGATGACAGTAAAAAG gTGGACGGGAAGTTGCTCTGCTGGCTCTGCACGCAATCACTGAAGCGAGCATTGGCCAGAACGAAACAGCACTTGTCTTCAGTGGATAAACATAAACATAGGGCACACAA ATCAAAAAGCAGTCACAAGGAGAAACGCAAGTCGGACATGATAAAAGCAAATGCAAATGATTCCTCACTCAATGATGCGCCATTGGAAAAGAAATCAAAACTAAACCCCTTGCAAGGTTTGTTCTCAG GCGAATTAGACCCAAATAGTTCTGATCATGTGGTGGCCATGACACAACTGAAGGAAACCATCGCTAGCTTACAGAAGAAAGTTCAACAGAAGGATATGGAGCTACTCTCAAAGGATAAATTG ATAACGGAACTGAAAGCGCAGCACCACAACGACACCACAGACCTGCGCAATGAAATGAAGAACAAGGAACGTTTGAACGAGACGCGCTTCAATCTCATGAACACGAAGATACAGAATTTGTTAAAGGAAGTGGCGACTCTCAGCAAATCCGCCAAAAAGAACAACAAGAATACTAAATCAGCTTTGGTTAACGCTGAGAACAGCGGCAGCGGCACAGACAGCCCCAGCACTACCTAG
- the LOC123693150 gene encoding protein FAM76A isoform X3 — MSSTSTALFACSRCFSRHPFEELSPGEQLCKECRGSFPVVKCTYCRSEFQQTSKSNTSSICKKCEANVKAYGKPTACEYCNIIAAFIGNKCQRCANSERKYGPAVTCEQCKQRCAFDRHDDSKKVDGKLLCWLCTQSLKRALARTKQHLSSVDKHKHRAHKSKSSHKEKRKSDMIKANANDSSLNDAPLEKKSKLNPLQGELDPNSSDHVVAMTQLKETIASLQKKVQQKDMELLSKDKLITELKAQHHNDTTDLRNEMKNKERLNETRFNLMNTKIQNLLKEVATLSKSAKKNNKNTKSALVNAENSGSGTDSPSTT, encoded by the exons ATGAGTTCTACATCTACTGCACTATTCGCCTGTTCCCGTTGTTTCTCGAGGCATCCTTTCGAAGAATTGTCTCCTGGTGAACAACTGTGCAAG GAATGCCGTGGCTCGTTCCCGGTGGTGAAGTGCACATATTGCCGCTCGGAGTTTCAACAAACAAG TAAATCTAATACATCTTCAATATGTAAGAAATGTGAGGCTAACGTCAAGGCCTATGGCAAACCAACAGCATGTGAATATTGCAACATTATCGCTGCATTCATTG GAAACAAATGCCAACGCTGCGCAAATTCTGAGCGCAAGTATGGTCCCGCAGTGACTTGTGAGCAATGTAAGCAAAGATGTGCATTTGACAGGCATGATGACAGTAAAAAG gTGGACGGGAAGTTGCTCTGCTGGCTCTGCACGCAATCACTGAAGCGAGCATTGGCCAGAACGAAACAGCACTTGTCTTCAGTGGATAAACATAAACATAGGGCACACAA ATCAAAAAGCAGTCACAAGGAGAAACGCAAGTCGGACATGATAAAAGCAAATGCAAATGATTCCTCACTCAATGATGCGCCATTGGAAAAGAAATCAAAACTAAACCCCTTGCAAG GCGAATTAGACCCAAATAGTTCTGATCATGTGGTGGCCATGACACAACTGAAGGAAACCATCGCTAGCTTACAGAAGAAAGTTCAACAGAAGGATATGGAGCTACTCTCAAAGGATAAATTG ATAACGGAACTGAAAGCGCAGCACCACAACGACACCACAGACCTGCGCAATGAAATGAAGAACAAGGAACGTTTGAACGAGACGCGCTTCAATCTCATGAACACGAAGATACAGAATTTGTTAAAGGAAGTGGCGACTCTCAGCAAATCCGCCAAAAAGAACAACAAGAATACTAAATCAGCTTTGGTTAACGCTGAGAACAGCGGCAGCGGCACAGACAGCCCCAGCACTACCTAG
- the LOC123693150 gene encoding protein FAM76A isoform X2 — translation MSSTSTALFACSRCFSRHPFEELSPGEQLCKECRGSFPVVKCTYCRSEFQQTSKSNTSSICKKCEANVKAYGKPTACEYCNIIAAFIGNKCQRCANSERKYGPAVTCEQCKQRCAFDRHDDSKKVDGKLLCWLCTQSLKRALARTKQHLSSVDKHKHRAHNSHKEKRKSDMIKANANDSSLNDAPLEKKSKLNPLQGLFSGELDPNSSDHVVAMTQLKETIASLQKKVQQKDMELLSKDKLITELKAQHHNDTTDLRNEMKNKERLNETRFNLMNTKIQNLLKEVATLSKSAKKNNKNTKSALVNAENSGSGTDSPSTT, via the exons ATGAGTTCTACATCTACTGCACTATTCGCCTGTTCCCGTTGTTTCTCGAGGCATCCTTTCGAAGAATTGTCTCCTGGTGAACAACTGTGCAAG GAATGCCGTGGCTCGTTCCCGGTGGTGAAGTGCACATATTGCCGCTCGGAGTTTCAACAAACAAG TAAATCTAATACATCTTCAATATGTAAGAAATGTGAGGCTAACGTCAAGGCCTATGGCAAACCAACAGCATGTGAATATTGCAACATTATCGCTGCATTCATTG GAAACAAATGCCAACGCTGCGCAAATTCTGAGCGCAAGTATGGTCCCGCAGTGACTTGTGAGCAATGTAAGCAAAGATGTGCATTTGACAGGCATGATGACAGTAAAAAG gTGGACGGGAAGTTGCTCTGCTGGCTCTGCACGCAATCACTGAAGCGAGCATTGGCCAGAACGAAACAGCACTTGTCTTCAGTGGATAAACATAAACATAGGGCACACAA CAGTCACAAGGAGAAACGCAAGTCGGACATGATAAAAGCAAATGCAAATGATTCCTCACTCAATGATGCGCCATTGGAAAAGAAATCAAAACTAAACCCCTTGCAAGGTTTGTTCTCAG GCGAATTAGACCCAAATAGTTCTGATCATGTGGTGGCCATGACACAACTGAAGGAAACCATCGCTAGCTTACAGAAGAAAGTTCAACAGAAGGATATGGAGCTACTCTCAAAGGATAAATTG ATAACGGAACTGAAAGCGCAGCACCACAACGACACCACAGACCTGCGCAATGAAATGAAGAACAAGGAACGTTTGAACGAGACGCGCTTCAATCTCATGAACACGAAGATACAGAATTTGTTAAAGGAAGTGGCGACTCTCAGCAAATCCGCCAAAAAGAACAACAAGAATACTAAATCAGCTTTGGTTAACGCTGAGAACAGCGGCAGCGGCACAGACAGCCCCAGCACTACCTAG
- the LOC123693149 gene encoding putative serine protease K12H4.7 translates to MILFYTILCLIPCTWAMERRMIEPPIRVDLSSPGDVQFFSTSDVKTSWITMPIDHFDPQNKDTYQMRFMFNDEFFGGDGYPIFILVGGEWDIVEGWLRAGNMYEAARENKGYQFYTEHRYYGESLPYQNFTTQNLRFLNVDQALADLAYFISEMKSHPRFANSKVVLYGGSYAANMVIWFKQKYPHLVVGGVGSSGPILAKVDFTGYLEVVHQAFLSEGGEQCIATIRQGIADTIAAMNTEAGRRELERNLRLCAPLDYNNEYELGFLSGLISWTFSTSVQQARPGSLRTICDNFATEAYGTNPMEKIGGYIATIRNLGEDDCWNINYENYIEGYRNRNTNSRAWYYQTCTEYGYYQTAPRIGTVFDQLRWLSVAFYVDVCKQAYDPSFDEAFVYAAADRVNRVYGGLEPKVNNTVNIHGIIDPWHALGVYEEDLSETSPTYTVPRASHCFDMQRWLRTDTIRMTNAQQAARRLIASWLK, encoded by the exons ATG atattattttatacaatattatgccTCATACCATGTACGTGGGCCATGGAAAGGCGGATGATAGAACCACCAATAAGGGTGGACCTCTCATCGCCCGGAGACGTTCAATTTTTCAGTACTTCTGATGTTAAAACCAGTTGGATAACTATGCCGATCGACCATTTTGATCCGCAAAATAAGGATACTTATCAAATG CGTTTCATGTTCAACGATGAATTCTTCGGAGGTGACGGATATCCAATCTTCATTCTTGTGGGAGGAGAATGGGACATCGTTGAAGGCTGGCTGCGAGCCGGTAACATGTATGAGGCGGCGCGTGAGAATAAGGGCTACCAGTTTTATACGGAACATAGATATTATGGAGAATCTTTGCCATATCA gaACTTCACGACACAGAATTTACGTTTCTTAAACGTAGATCAAGCGCTAGCTGACCTCGCATATTTCATAAGTGAAATGAAGAGCCACCCTAGATTTGCTAACAGTAAAGTGGTGTTGTATGGAGGCTCGTACGCGGCGAACATGGTGATTTGGTTCAAGCAGAAGTACCCACATCTGGTGGTCGGTGGTGTAGGCTCCAGTGGACCTATTCTAGCTAAAGTTGATTTTACag GTTATTTGGAAGTTGTCCATCAAGCATTTTTATCGGAAGGCGGTGAGCAATGCATTGCGACAATAAGGCAAGGTATAGCTGACACAATAGCAGCTATGAATACAGAGGCTGGAAGACGGGAGCTAGAGAGAAATCTTAG ATTGTGTGCACCGTTAGACTACAATAATGAATACGAGTTGGGATTCCTTTCGGGACTCATCAGTTGGACATTTTCGACCTCCGTCCAGCAAGCCCGGCCAGGCTCACTTCGAACTATATGCGATAATTTCGCAACTGAAGCTTACG GAACCAATCCAATGGAGAAAATCGGTGGCTACATTGCCACTATACGCAATCTAGGTGAAGATGATTGTTGGAACATAAATTACGAGAATTACATCGAAGGCTATAGAAACAGAAATACTAATT CCCGTGCATGGTACTATCAAACGTGCACAGAGTACGGGTACTACCAGACTGCGCCGCGCATTGGCACCGTGTTCGATCAACTGCGCTGGTTATCTGTGGCCTTTTATGTAGATGTTTGTAAACAGGCTTATGATCCAAG tTTCGACGAAGCATTCGTATACGCGGCTGCAGATCGCGTCAATCGTGTTTATGGGGGTTTAGAACCCAAAGTGAACAATACAGTCAATATTCATGGTATTATTGACCCGTGGCACGCTCTCGGAGTGTATGAAGAGGACTTGTCTGAGACTTCGCCTACTTATACTGTGCCGAG GGCATCCCATTGCTTCGACATGCAACGTTGGTTAAGAACAGATACAATTAGAATGACAAACGCGCAACAGGCCGCGCGAAGACTGATTGCTAGTTGGCTGAAGTGA
- the LOC123693150 gene encoding protein FAM76A isoform X4 — MSSTSTALFACSRCFSRHPFEELSPGEQLCKECRGSFPVVKCTYCRSEFQQTSKSNTSSICKKCEANVKAYGKPTACEYCNIIAAFIGNKCQRCANSERKYGPAVTCEQCKQRCAFDRHDDSKKVDGKLLCWLCTQSLKRALARTKQHLSSVDKHKHRAHNSHKEKRKSDMIKANANDSSLNDAPLEKKSKLNPLQGELDPNSSDHVVAMTQLKETIASLQKKVQQKDMELLSKDKLITELKAQHHNDTTDLRNEMKNKERLNETRFNLMNTKIQNLLKEVATLSKSAKKNNKNTKSALVNAENSGSGTDSPSTT; from the exons ATGAGTTCTACATCTACTGCACTATTCGCCTGTTCCCGTTGTTTCTCGAGGCATCCTTTCGAAGAATTGTCTCCTGGTGAACAACTGTGCAAG GAATGCCGTGGCTCGTTCCCGGTGGTGAAGTGCACATATTGCCGCTCGGAGTTTCAACAAACAAG TAAATCTAATACATCTTCAATATGTAAGAAATGTGAGGCTAACGTCAAGGCCTATGGCAAACCAACAGCATGTGAATATTGCAACATTATCGCTGCATTCATTG GAAACAAATGCCAACGCTGCGCAAATTCTGAGCGCAAGTATGGTCCCGCAGTGACTTGTGAGCAATGTAAGCAAAGATGTGCATTTGACAGGCATGATGACAGTAAAAAG gTGGACGGGAAGTTGCTCTGCTGGCTCTGCACGCAATCACTGAAGCGAGCATTGGCCAGAACGAAACAGCACTTGTCTTCAGTGGATAAACATAAACATAGGGCACACAA CAGTCACAAGGAGAAACGCAAGTCGGACATGATAAAAGCAAATGCAAATGATTCCTCACTCAATGATGCGCCATTGGAAAAGAAATCAAAACTAAACCCCTTGCAAG GCGAATTAGACCCAAATAGTTCTGATCATGTGGTGGCCATGACACAACTGAAGGAAACCATCGCTAGCTTACAGAAGAAAGTTCAACAGAAGGATATGGAGCTACTCTCAAAGGATAAATTG ATAACGGAACTGAAAGCGCAGCACCACAACGACACCACAGACCTGCGCAATGAAATGAAGAACAAGGAACGTTTGAACGAGACGCGCTTCAATCTCATGAACACGAAGATACAGAATTTGTTAAAGGAAGTGGCGACTCTCAGCAAATCCGCCAAAAAGAACAACAAGAATACTAAATCAGCTTTGGTTAACGCTGAGAACAGCGGCAGCGGCACAGACAGCCCCAGCACTACCTAG